One genomic region from Bradyrhizobium icense encodes:
- a CDS encoding dihydrodipicolinate synthase family protein, which produces MKLTAQAAGTFAIAPTPFHDDGRIDEKSIDRLTDFYAEVGCDGVTVLGILGEAPKLDAAEAEQVAIRFVKRAKNMQIIVGVSAPGFASMCSLAKASMDAGAAGVMIAPPPHLRTDDQITGYFKQAQEAIGDEIPWVLQDYPLTLNVIFTPAVIRKIVMDSPSCVMLKHEDWPGLEKISTLRNFQKDGSLRPLSILVGNGGLFLDFEMERGADGAMTGYAFPELLIDVVKLSKAGKRDAAHDLFDAHLPLIRYEQQPGAGLSVRKYVLQKRGIISSSAQRKPGATITATAKAEVDYLLSRVARVDRRANLQPQSSAAG; this is translated from the coding sequence ATGAAACTCACCGCCCAGGCTGCAGGCACCTTTGCGATTGCGCCGACACCGTTCCACGATGACGGCCGGATCGACGAGAAATCCATCGATCGCCTGACCGACTTCTACGCCGAAGTCGGCTGCGACGGCGTCACCGTGCTCGGTATCTTGGGCGAGGCGCCAAAGCTCGATGCCGCCGAGGCAGAGCAGGTGGCGATCCGCTTCGTCAAGCGTGCCAAGAACATGCAGATCATTGTCGGCGTCTCCGCGCCGGGCTTCGCCTCGATGTGCTCGCTGGCGAAAGCGTCGATGGATGCCGGCGCCGCCGGCGTGATGATCGCGCCGCCGCCGCACCTTCGCACCGACGACCAGATCACGGGCTATTTCAAGCAGGCGCAGGAAGCGATCGGCGACGAGATTCCCTGGGTGCTGCAGGATTATCCGCTGACGCTCAACGTCATCTTCACGCCTGCCGTGATCCGCAAGATCGTGATGGATAGTCCGTCCTGCGTCATGCTCAAGCATGAGGACTGGCCGGGCCTGGAGAAGATCTCCACGCTCCGTAACTTCCAGAAGGACGGCTCGCTGCGGCCGCTCTCGATCCTGGTCGGCAACGGCGGACTGTTCCTCGATTTCGAAATGGAGCGCGGCGCCGACGGCGCCATGACCGGCTACGCATTCCCGGAACTTTTGATCGACGTCGTCAAACTGTCGAAGGCCGGCAAGCGCGATGCCGCGCACGATTTGTTCGACGCGCATCTGCCGTTGATCCGTTACGAGCAGCAGCCAGGCGCGGGCCTGTCGGTGCGTAAATACGTGCTGCAGAAACGTGGCATCATCTCCTCCAGCGCGCAGCGCAAGCCGGGTGCGACGATTACGGCGACCGCAAAGGCGGAAGTCGACTATCTGTTGTCGCGGGTGGCGCGCGTCGACCGCCGTGCCAACCTGCAACCGCAGTCCAGCGCAGCGGGTTAG
- a CDS encoding NUDIX hydrolase has product MAEAVAPRPASTILLLRDSAERAEIEVFMMVRHYEIDFNSGALVFPGGSVDKGDKEIIARPELYSGGEGLDEATLSFRIAAIRETFEESGILLARAKGATALVDAKRASKIEAAHRADLCDSKISFLQVLTDNGMVLALDELVPYAHWITPEGMPKRFDTWFFLAAAPPEQVGAHDGRESTDSIWVSPREALEGGESGRFKLPFPTTRNLIKLGKQATVKAALDDSRGKSVVTVTPVMTRNNGGRQLRIPLEAGYDGDVFEVGSVG; this is encoded by the coding sequence ATGGCCGAAGCCGTCGCCCCGCGTCCTGCATCCACCATCCTGCTGCTGCGCGACAGCGCGGAGCGAGCGGAGATCGAGGTCTTCATGATGGTTCGCCATTATGAGATCGACTTCAATTCCGGCGCGCTGGTGTTTCCCGGCGGTAGTGTCGACAAGGGCGACAAGGAGATCATCGCTAGACCCGAACTCTATTCGGGCGGCGAGGGGCTCGATGAAGCCACGCTGAGTTTCCGTATCGCGGCGATCCGCGAAACGTTTGAGGAGAGCGGCATCCTGCTGGCGCGGGCCAAGGGGGCGACGGCGCTGGTCGATGCCAAGCGTGCCAGCAAGATCGAGGCGGCGCATCGCGCCGACCTCTGCGACAGCAAGATCAGCTTCCTCCAGGTGCTGACGGACAACGGCATGGTGCTGGCGCTCGACGAGCTCGTTCCTTACGCGCACTGGATCACGCCGGAGGGCATGCCCAAGCGGTTCGACACCTGGTTTTTCCTCGCCGCTGCCCCGCCTGAACAGGTCGGCGCCCATGACGGCAGGGAATCCACCGACTCGATCTGGGTGTCGCCGCGTGAAGCGCTTGAAGGCGGCGAGAGCGGGCGCTTCAAGCTGCCGTTCCCGACCACCCGCAACCTGATCAAGCTCGGCAAGCAGGCAACCGTAAAGGCTGCGTTGGATGACAGCCGCGGAAAATCCGTCGTCACGGTGACGCCTGTCATGACGAGGAACAATGGCGGCCGGCAGCTCCGTATCCCCCTCGAAGCCGGTTATGACGGCGACGTGTTCGAGGTCGGCTCCGTCGGCTGA
- a CDS encoding CorA family divalent cation transporter, which produces MDQPLADIGIISAYRFERDGSATKLDVANLDAELADPHGWLWLHFNLSNRRCHDWLARGAPLSDVARETLLDPDEHIRLDIFDEEIAGVLPDLHQEFMQEGDDLLRVHFAISSRLMITARRKPLRAIELTRRALDSGRKFPTPVSLFDAIVDQFADVIGRYSASLGDELDIVENHVLHDEIDDERLRLGRVRLQAIRTRRQLSQIRALFHRMEAREDVESEILLSAMRKLAQKFDALDYEFSAIYERARLLQDEIAGRMTAITNRRLFTLSVLTACMLPSTLVTGFFGMNTKDMPFQTGDGGTWYALLLVIAAGALTWWLLRRTKAL; this is translated from the coding sequence ATGGACCAGCCCCTCGCCGACATCGGCATCATCTCCGCCTATCGCTTCGAAAGGGACGGCTCTGCGACGAAGCTCGACGTCGCCAACCTCGATGCGGAACTCGCCGATCCGCACGGCTGGCTGTGGCTGCATTTCAATCTATCCAACCGTCGCTGCCACGACTGGCTCGCCAGGGGTGCGCCGCTGTCCGATGTCGCGCGCGAGACCTTGCTCGATCCCGACGAGCATATCCGCCTCGATATTTTCGACGAGGAGATCGCCGGCGTTTTGCCCGACTTGCATCAGGAGTTCATGCAGGAGGGCGACGATCTCCTGCGGGTGCACTTTGCGATATCGTCAAGGCTGATGATCACGGCTCGGCGCAAGCCGCTGCGCGCGATCGAGCTGACGCGGCGTGCGCTCGATAGCGGCCGCAAGTTTCCCACCCCGGTGTCACTGTTCGATGCGATCGTCGACCAGTTCGCCGATGTGATCGGACGCTATTCGGCGAGCCTCGGGGACGAGCTCGACATCGTCGAGAATCATGTACTGCACGATGAGATCGACGATGAGCGGCTGCGGCTCGGCCGCGTGCGCTTGCAGGCGATCCGCACGCGGCGGCAGTTGTCGCAGATCCGTGCTCTGTTTCATCGCATGGAGGCGCGCGAGGACGTCGAATCCGAAATCCTGCTGTCGGCGATGCGCAAGCTTGCGCAGAAGTTCGACGCGCTCGACTACGAGTTCAGCGCAATCTACGAGCGCGCGCGGCTGCTGCAGGACGAGATCGCCGGCCGCATGACGGCGATCACCAACCGCCGCCTGTTCACGCTGTCGGTCCTGACCGCGTGCATGCTGCCTTCGACGCTGGTCACCGGCTTCTTCGGCATGAACACCAAGGACATGCCATTCCAGACCGGCGACGGCGGCACCTGGTACGCGCTTCTGCTGGTGATCGCCGCGGGAGCACTGACCTGGTGGCTGCTCAGGCGGACCAAGGCCCTGTAG
- a CDS encoding VOC family protein gives MPTVTWDHVHLRSPDPEATAAWLEDILGGEIVRAPGRIDVKLGGANVFIAPVSAGDGVNAPPATPYQGLDHFGLTVKDIDAVAAEIKAKGVEFTKEPTTIRPGVRICFIRGPQGISIELLERDKKYA, from the coding sequence ATGCCGACCGTTACCTGGGACCATGTGCATTTGCGCAGCCCCGATCCCGAAGCGACTGCAGCCTGGCTGGAAGACATTCTGGGCGGCGAGATCGTTCGTGCCCCGGGACGGATCGACGTCAAACTCGGCGGCGCCAATGTGTTCATCGCACCCGTCAGCGCCGGCGACGGGGTCAATGCGCCGCCAGCGACGCCCTATCAGGGGCTCGATCATTTCGGACTGACGGTGAAAGACATCGACGCGGTCGCCGCAGAGATCAAGGCCAAGGGCGTCGAGTTTACGAAGGAACCGACCACCATACGGCCTGGCGTTCGCATCTGCTTCATCCGCGGGCCGCAGGGCATCTCGATCGAACTGCTCGAGCGCGACAAGAAGTACGCATGA
- a CDS encoding PAS domain S-box protein — MTAETPPNSPPRSFSLSIGQLTFGSFMLVLAVIIITSTASVIAIRHIDATFAELQRLQSVGDLAEDIDRRMNELRLAARDFVTDRGNQSLQVGEAANALGEILKKTRLELAPEQQDMIDGVTERLATYRTGIERISALINRRAEMIVALPPLREKFDTAIAEASDPHLATALAQTQSRIASALLAHNPSAAEQAAETMRSMTITDPKLRALVDDYALAIVNISIRERQISDIDREVLGAEGRLIQRVTELLRDVSERRGRVLSRDFARTLTEAKWQSIVLGTAGVLIGLFASLLVVRRTVRPLAAIAASIRAVAGGEKSASIPATDVDNEIGDIARAAEVFRQTLVDADTAREAAVRALAEQRLAEESYRKLFESSVDGIYVTTPGGALLNANPALARMMGYATPQDLINGIGDIADTVYVQPEARAEYARLMQRDGMIREYEYQVRTCTGAVLWLSDSASAVRNEAGEIVRYEGTVRDITDQKRAEDAIAEGRRLLQMVIDTVPAVINVKDKQLRYVLMNRYMAGIFGVEPGDAIGRTTAELMSRYGAEKTDEPDKRVLAAGKELGFYEEEYKDASGHMRQWLVNKLPILDAVGEIENIVTVALDIGERKRVESEMRKAKDAAEGALRNLRETQNSLIEAEKLAALGRLVAGVAHEVNNPVGISLTVASALERKTSNFAAEVARGELRRSSLNDFLDTSRTASSQLVANLNRAAELIQSFKQVAADRNYSDQRTFDLGDLTEQVVMSLRPGLRKHNLTLNVECQPNLMMNSYPGPYGQVLTNLFLNSVAHAFPDGKPGTVDIQVRESGKDNVEIIFSDNGIGMSLDVRRRAFDPFFTTRRDQGGTGLGLHIVYSIVTTRLGGRLDLDSEPGGGTRIQMILPRVAPLELAAE, encoded by the coding sequence ATGACCGCTGAAACGCCGCCGAATTCGCCGCCGCGATCGTTCTCGCTTTCGATCGGCCAACTGACATTCGGCAGTTTCATGCTGGTGCTGGCGGTGATCATCATCACCTCGACGGCCAGCGTCATCGCCATCCGCCACATCGATGCGACCTTTGCCGAGCTGCAGCGGCTGCAGAGCGTCGGCGATCTGGCCGAGGACATCGACCGCCGCATGAACGAATTGCGGCTGGCGGCGCGGGATTTCGTCACCGATCGCGGCAACCAATCGCTCCAGGTTGGCGAAGCCGCCAACGCGCTCGGCGAGATACTGAAGAAGACGCGGCTGGAGCTAGCGCCAGAGCAGCAGGACATGATCGACGGCGTCACCGAGCGCCTGGCAACCTACCGCACCGGCATCGAACGAATTTCCGCGCTGATCAACCGCCGTGCCGAGATGATTGTCGCGTTGCCGCCCTTGCGCGAGAAATTCGATACGGCGATCGCCGAGGCATCCGATCCCCATCTTGCGACGGCCCTGGCTCAGACCCAGAGCCGCATCGCTTCGGCGTTGCTGGCGCATAACCCTTCGGCGGCCGAACAGGCTGCGGAAACGATGCGCTCGATGACGATTACGGACCCAAAGCTGCGCGCGCTCGTCGACGACTATGCGTTGGCGATCGTCAACATATCGATCCGGGAACGGCAGATATCCGACATAGACAGGGAGGTGCTCGGTGCGGAGGGCCGCCTGATCCAGCGCGTCACCGAATTGTTGCGCGACGTCAGCGAGCGGCGGGGGCGCGTCCTCTCACGCGATTTTGCGCGGACCCTGACGGAAGCGAAGTGGCAGAGCATCGTCCTCGGCACGGCCGGTGTCCTGATCGGGCTGTTCGCCTCGTTGCTGGTGGTTCGGCGCACCGTGCGTCCGCTTGCCGCGATCGCAGCCTCGATCCGCGCGGTGGCCGGCGGCGAGAAGAGCGCCTCGATCCCGGCGACCGACGTGGACAACGAGATCGGCGACATCGCCCGTGCCGCCGAAGTATTCCGGCAGACGCTGGTCGATGCCGACACCGCACGCGAGGCGGCGGTGCGTGCGCTCGCCGAACAGCGGCTTGCGGAGGAAAGTTACCGCAAGCTGTTCGAGTCCTCGGTCGACGGAATCTACGTCACGACGCCCGGCGGCGCGCTGCTCAATGCTAACCCGGCGCTGGCGCGGATGATGGGCTATGCCACGCCGCAGGATCTGATCAATGGCATCGGCGACATCGCAGATACCGTTTACGTTCAACCCGAAGCGCGGGCGGAGTACGCGCGGCTGATGCAGCGCGACGGCATGATCCGCGAATATGAGTACCAGGTTCGCACCTGCACTGGGGCGGTGCTCTGGCTCTCCGACAGCGCCAGCGCGGTGCGCAACGAAGCGGGGGAGATCGTCCGCTACGAGGGAACGGTGCGCGACATCACCGACCAGAAGCGCGCCGAGGATGCGATCGCCGAAGGCCGCCGCCTGCTGCAGATGGTGATCGACACCGTACCTGCGGTCATTAACGTCAAGGACAAGCAGCTCCGTTACGTTCTGATGAACCGCTACATGGCCGGCATTTTCGGGGTCGAGCCCGGGGATGCGATTGGCCGCACCACGGCCGAACTGATGTCACGTTACGGCGCGGAAAAGACAGACGAGCCCGACAAGCGGGTGCTGGCGGCCGGCAAGGAACTCGGGTTTTACGAGGAAGAATACAAGGACGCGTCCGGCCATATGCGGCAATGGCTGGTCAACAAGCTGCCGATCCTGGATGCGGTCGGCGAGATCGAGAACATCGTGACCGTCGCGCTCGACATCGGCGAGCGCAAGCGCGTCGAATCCGAGATGCGCAAGGCCAAGGATGCGGCGGAGGGAGCGCTACGGAACCTGCGTGAGACGCAGAATTCGCTGATCGAGGCGGAAAAACTCGCCGCGCTGGGGCGGCTGGTGGCCGGCGTCGCCCACGAGGTCAATAATCCCGTCGGCATCAGCCTGACGGTGGCATCCGCGCTGGAGCGCAAGACGTCGAACTTTGCAGCCGAGGTCGCCCGCGGCGAGCTGCGCCGCTCCAGTCTCAACGATTTTCTCGACACCAGCCGCACGGCGTCGTCGCAACTGGTGGCCAATCTCAATCGCGCTGCCGAGCTGATCCAATCGTTCAAGCAGGTCGCCGCCGACCGCAACTATTCGGATCAGCGCACCTTCGATCTCGGCGATCTCACCGAGCAGGTGGTGATGTCCTTGCGGCCGGGCCTGCGCAAGCACAATCTGACGCTCAATGTGGAGTGCCAGCCCAACCTGATGATGAACAGCTATCCCGGGCCGTACGGACAGGTGCTCACCAACCTGTTCCTCAATTCGGTGGCGCATGCCTTCCCGGACGGCAAGCCCGGCACGGTCGATATCCAGGTGCGGGAGTCCGGCAAGGACAATGTCGAGATCATCTTTTCAGATAACGGCATCGGCATGAGCCTCGATGTCCGCCGCCGCGCCTTCGATCCGTTCTTCACCACGCGCCGCGATCAGGGCGGCACCGGGCTCGGCCTGCACATCGTCTACAGCATCGTGACGACCCGCCTCGGTGGCCGGCTCGACCTCGATTCCGAGCCAGGCGGTGGCACGCGCATCCAGATGATCCTGCCGCGCGTTGCACCGCTGGAGCTGGCAGCGGAGTAG
- a CDS encoding thiolase domain-containing protein, with protein MTIKGKAYIAGIYEHPTRHAPDKSTAQLHAEVAKGAIEDAGLTKADIDGYFCAGDAPGGAWPMVDYLGLKVRHVDSTETGGCSYLIHLGHAAEAIAAGKCSIALVTLAGKPRTGPMPPRAAGAEADFEAAYGATTHNAYGMCAMRHMHDYGTTSEQLAWIKVAASHHAQYNPHAMLKEVVTVEDVINSPMISDPLHRMDCCVVTDGGGAMIVTTPEIAKSLKKPLVRLIGHGEAMKGPRGGKDLDLTYSAGVWSGPRAFEEAGVTPKDIKYASIYDSFTITVLMQLEDLGFCKKGEGGKFVADGNLISGVGKLPFNTDGGGLCSNHPVNRGGMTKILEAVRQLRGEAHPKVQVPNCDLAIAHGTGGLLGVRHAASTCILERV; from the coding sequence TTGACCATCAAAGGCAAAGCCTACATTGCCGGAATCTACGAGCATCCCACCCGGCACGCACCCGATAAATCAACGGCACAGTTGCACGCCGAGGTCGCCAAGGGTGCGATCGAGGACGCCGGGCTCACCAAAGCCGATATCGACGGCTATTTCTGTGCCGGCGATGCGCCCGGCGGTGCTTGGCCGATGGTCGATTACCTCGGATTGAAGGTGCGCCACGTCGATTCCACCGAAACCGGCGGCTGCTCCTATTTGATCCATCTCGGCCATGCAGCCGAAGCGATCGCCGCCGGCAAGTGCTCGATCGCGCTGGTCACGCTCGCCGGCAAGCCGCGCACCGGCCCGATGCCGCCGCGTGCCGCTGGCGCGGAGGCTGATTTCGAGGCGGCCTATGGCGCCACCACCCACAATGCCTATGGCATGTGTGCCATGCGCCATATGCACGACTACGGCACCACCAGCGAGCAGCTCGCCTGGATCAAGGTCGCGGCTTCGCATCATGCCCAGTACAACCCGCATGCGATGCTGAAGGAGGTTGTCACCGTCGAGGACGTCATCAACTCGCCGATGATCTCCGATCCCTTGCACCGCATGGACTGCTGCGTCGTCACCGATGGCGGCGGTGCGATGATTGTGACCACGCCGGAAATCGCCAAAAGTTTGAAGAAGCCGCTGGTGCGCCTGATCGGCCATGGCGAGGCGATGAAGGGTCCGCGCGGCGGCAAGGATCTCGATCTTACGTATTCCGCCGGCGTTTGGTCCGGCCCGCGCGCCTTCGAGGAAGCGGGCGTGACGCCGAAGGACATCAAGTATGCTTCGATCTACGACAGCTTCACCATCACGGTGCTGATGCAGCTCGAAGATCTCGGCTTCTGCAAGAAGGGCGAGGGCGGCAAGTTCGTCGCCGACGGCAATCTGATCTCCGGCGTCGGCAAGCTGCCGTTCAACACCGACGGCGGCGGTCTCTGCAGCAACCACCCCGTCAACCGCGGCGGCATGACGAAAATCCTCGAAGCCGTCCGGCAACTGCGCGGCGAAGCCCATCCGAAGGTGCAGGTGCCGAACTGCGACCTCGCGATCGCCCATGGTACGGGCGGACTTCTCGGCGTGCGTCACGCCGCCTCAACCTGCATTCTGGAGCGCGTGTGA
- a CDS encoding GrlR family regulatory protein: MKNGLYSIHVTLLDGRIGKGSGVILFRDGQILGGDAYLFYTGSYTVKGDTFKGEVLVQRHTTPRDNDNPLFGGPSPVGIGVSGTFTDTRGSMNGTALVGKASQIFGATLHKLADIN, translated from the coding sequence ATGAAGAACGGATTGTATTCGATCCACGTCACCTTGCTGGATGGGCGCATCGGCAAGGGCAGCGGCGTTATCCTGTTCCGGGACGGCCAGATTCTCGGCGGCGACGCCTATCTGTTTTATACCGGCAGCTACACCGTGAAGGGCGACACCTTCAAGGGCGAGGTCCTGGTGCAGCGTCACACCACCCCGCGCGATAATGACAATCCACTGTTCGGCGGCCCCAGCCCTGTCGGCATCGGCGTATCCGGAACCTTCACCGACACCCGCGGCAGCATGAATGGAACCGCGCTCGTCGGCAAGGCGAGCCAGATCTTCGGCGCCACATTGCACAAGCTGGCGGACATCAACTAG
- a CDS encoding GcrA family cell cycle regulator yields the protein MGWDANDVALLKKLWADGHSAGQIANRLGLSRNAVSAKLKRMGQKRGRKPPTANPRIVSVPKRKVAPLVACARPADKVVSQRKPTATQPKEFTKRQLYAMLVDAVRNTG from the coding sequence ATGGGTTGGGATGCGAACGACGTAGCACTGCTCAAGAAACTCTGGGCCGATGGCCACAGTGCCGGGCAGATCGCAAATCGGTTAGGCCTTAGCCGCAACGCCGTGAGCGCCAAGTTGAAGCGCATGGGCCAGAAGCGCGGTCGTAAGCCGCCAACCGCAAACCCCAGGATCGTGTCGGTGCCGAAGCGAAAGGTGGCGCCGTTGGTGGCCTGTGCGCGCCCGGCGGACAAGGTCGTCTCTCAGCGCAAGCCGACAGCAACGCAGCCCAAGGAATTCACCAAGCGCCAGCTTTACGCCATGCTGGTCGATGCGGTCAGGAATACCGGCTGA
- a CDS encoding Zn-ribbon domain-containing OB-fold protein — MAETKKYPAPVTNPETAPFWEAAKAGKFMIKRCTACGEAHYFPRSICPFCFSDKTVWEEASGEATVYTYSLMRKSPTGPYAIAYVTLKEGPSLQTNIVDCDLTSLKIGQKVKLVWKPTDGAPLPFFTAA; from the coding sequence ATGGCTGAAACGAAGAAATATCCGGCGCCGGTGACCAATCCCGAAACCGCGCCGTTCTGGGAAGCGGCCAAGGCCGGCAAGTTCATGATCAAGCGCTGCACGGCTTGCGGCGAGGCGCACTACTTCCCACGCTCGATCTGCCCGTTCTGCTTCTCTGACAAGACGGTGTGGGAGGAGGCTTCCGGCGAGGCCACGGTCTACACCTACAGCCTGATGCGCAAATCGCCGACCGGGCCGTATGCGATCGCCTATGTCACCTTGAAGGAAGGCCCGTCGCTGCAGACCAACATCGTCGATTGCGATCTAACGAGCCTGAAGATCGGCCAGAAGGTGAAGCTGGTGTGGAAGCCGACCGACGGCGCACCGCTACCGTTCTTCACCGCGGCTTGA
- a CDS encoding MaoC/PaaZ C-terminal domain-containing protein has protein sequence MPINYEQLMALKNLGQKYAYTDREVMLYAYGIGMGADPMDENELAFVNEGTLTPRPLKVVPTFASVAAWGSSPGEMNLNRVMVVDGERDITFHKPLPSAAKITADSTVLDVFDKGKDKGAVIRHQTVLKDENGEKLATLVASRFARGDGGFGGPSEGQPEPHKVPSRAPDKIVDITTRPDQALVYRLCGDRNPLHSDPEFARKAGFPRPILHGMCTYGITCRGVLQTYADYDPSAFKQHVARFSSPVYPGETVTMELWKDGNVVSFQAKVNARGVTVIKSGKTVLG, from the coding sequence ATGCCTATCAACTACGAACAGCTCATGGCCCTGAAAAATCTCGGCCAGAAGTATGCCTATACCGATCGCGAGGTGATGCTCTACGCCTACGGCATCGGCATGGGCGCCGATCCGATGGATGAGAACGAACTCGCCTTCGTCAACGAGGGCACGCTGACGCCGCGGCCTCTGAAGGTCGTGCCGACCTTCGCCTCGGTGGCCGCCTGGGGCTCGAGCCCCGGCGAGATGAACCTCAACCGCGTGATGGTGGTCGACGGCGAGCGCGACATCACGTTCCACAAGCCGCTGCCGAGCGCGGCCAAGATCACGGCCGACTCCACCGTGCTCGACGTCTTCGACAAGGGTAAGGACAAGGGCGCCGTCATCCGGCACCAGACCGTGCTGAAGGATGAGAACGGCGAGAAGCTGGCGACGCTCGTCGCTTCGCGTTTCGCCCGCGGCGACGGCGGCTTTGGCGGCCCGTCCGAAGGCCAGCCCGAGCCGCACAAGGTGCCGAGTCGGGCGCCCGACAAGATCGTCGACATCACGACGCGGCCGGATCAGGCGCTGGTCTACCGCCTGTGCGGCGACCGCAATCCGCTGCATTCCGATCCCGAGTTCGCCAGGAAGGCCGGCTTTCCGCGGCCGATCCTGCACGGCATGTGCACCTACGGCATCACCTGCCGCGGCGTGCTGCAGACCTACGCCGATTACGATCCGTCCGCCTTCAAGCAGCACGTCGCGCGGTTTTCCTCGCCGGTCTATCCCGGCGAGACCGTGACGATGGAGTTGTGGAAGGACGGCAACGTCGTCTCGTTCCAAGCCAAGGTGAACGCGAGGGGCGTCACCGTGATCAAGAGCGGCAAGACGGTGCTGGGTTAG
- a CDS encoding SDR family oxidoreductase, which produces MGLLDGKVAIITGAGGGLGEAYAKLFAREGAAVVVNDLGGPRDGSGADVSMAQKVVNAIKEEGGRAVANGADISTMAGGQSVFDDAIKNFGRADILVNNAGILLDETFAKAKEANWDKVIRVHLKGTFCCTQPVFKWMRENGGGVIVNTSSTSGLIGNFGQTNYGAAKGGIWGLSNVLAIEGRKYNIRIWTLAPGALTRMTADLPRYKENPGAALGPDGIAPAVLYMVSDLSGDQTGKVLGVSGPRGVREMRMMEMEGWKPPFTGWKAEDIVTHAKEIFFSEEQIKMGARRF; this is translated from the coding sequence ATGGGATTGCTTGACGGCAAGGTTGCCATCATCACCGGCGCAGGCGGCGGGCTCGGTGAGGCCTACGCCAAATTGTTCGCGCGCGAGGGCGCGGCGGTCGTAGTCAACGACCTCGGCGGTCCCCGCGACGGTTCCGGCGCCGATGTGTCGATGGCTCAGAAGGTGGTCAACGCCATCAAGGAAGAGGGCGGCCGCGCAGTCGCCAATGGCGCCGACATCTCGACCATGGCGGGCGGACAATCGGTGTTCGACGACGCCATCAAGAATTTCGGCCGCGCCGATATCCTGGTCAACAACGCGGGCATCCTGCTCGACGAGACGTTCGCCAAGGCCAAGGAGGCCAATTGGGACAAGGTGATCAGGGTGCATCTTAAAGGCACGTTCTGCTGCACCCAGCCGGTGTTCAAATGGATGCGCGAGAACGGTGGCGGCGTCATCGTCAACACCTCCTCGACCTCGGGCCTGATCGGAAATTTTGGCCAGACCAACTATGGCGCCGCCAAGGGCGGTATCTGGGGGCTGTCGAATGTGCTGGCGATCGAGGGCCGCAAGTACAATATCCGGATCTGGACGCTGGCCCCGGGCGCGCTGACCCGCATGACCGCAGACCTGCCGCGCTATAAGGAGAACCCCGGCGCCGCGCTCGGCCCGGACGGCATCGCGCCCGCCGTGCTATACATGGTCAGCGATTTGTCGGGCGACCAGACCGGCAAGGTGCTCGGCGTCTCCGGCCCGCGCGGGGTGCGCGAAATGCGGATGATGGAAATGGAAGGCTGGAAGCCGCCGTTCACGGGGTGGAAGGCCGAGGACATCGTGACCCATGCCAAGGAGATCTTCTTCTCCGAAGAGCAGATCAAGATGGGCGCGCGCCGGTTCTAG
- a CDS encoding GNAT family N-acetyltransferase — translation MLALRPARPEEGPALTELCLRSKAVWGYDDTFMQACGKELTLTPATILASHVQVAELDGRLAGVAEVKSSGDTAQLEKLFVEPGLLRTGAGRKLLDWAKATARAAGATALVIEADPDAADFYRRMGAVDDGLVPSGSIPGRLIPRLNLPL, via the coding sequence ATGCTCGCGTTGCGCCCTGCACGTCCGGAAGAAGGGCCTGCTCTCACTGAGCTGTGCCTGCGCTCCAAAGCCGTGTGGGGATATGACGACACGTTCATGCAAGCCTGCGGCAAGGAGCTCACGCTGACACCGGCGACCATTCTGGCGTCCCACGTGCAGGTGGCCGAGCTGGACGGCCGTCTCGCGGGCGTCGCGGAGGTGAAATCCAGTGGCGACACGGCCCAGCTTGAGAAACTGTTTGTCGAACCGGGCTTGCTGCGCACCGGTGCGGGCCGAAAGCTGCTCGATTGGGCCAAAGCCACCGCCCGGGCGGCCGGCGCTACTGCGCTGGTCATCGAGGCTGATCCTGACGCGGCCGACTTTTACCGCCGCATGGGGGCCGTCGACGACGGCCTTGTTCCATCGGGCTCCATCCCGGGCAGGCTCATTCCGAGGCTCAATCTGCCGCTTTGA